In one Pseudomonas hydrolytica genomic region, the following are encoded:
- a CDS encoding LysR family transcriptional regulator, giving the protein MLIDEELTLKKLEVFLAFMRSGNLARAASELQTSNVSVHRAIHSLESALRCPLFKHEGRNLIPLESAYMLEEKAQKLIQDAQEMVRLTREAAGFGAERFKLGSLYSLTVKTVPQLIMGLKLRRSELNIDLVLGSNVDLLYKLKNMELDAILIALDDSVSDPDCEQLALFSDDIFLAAPNDSPFADHTEVDLADLRDQTFITLTQGYATFRDGARVFQQAGFEPKVAMQVKDIFTLLSMVSSGVGYALLPGRAAAVYENRVKLIPLQAKYHLQQHIGVVFLKAKERDPNLLALLAECRMYSRQA; this is encoded by the coding sequence ATGCTGATCGATGAAGAACTGACCCTGAAAAAGCTGGAGGTCTTTCTCGCCTTCATGCGCAGCGGCAATCTGGCGCGTGCCGCCAGCGAACTGCAGACCAGCAACGTCAGCGTGCACCGCGCCATCCATTCGCTGGAAAGCGCGCTGCGCTGCCCGCTGTTCAAGCACGAGGGGCGCAATCTGATTCCGCTGGAAAGTGCCTACATGCTGGAGGAAAAGGCGCAAAAGCTGATCCAGGACGCCCAGGAGATGGTGCGCCTGACCCGCGAGGCGGCCGGCTTCGGCGCCGAGCGTTTCAAGCTCGGCTCGCTCTACTCGCTGACGGTAAAGACCGTGCCGCAGCTGATCATGGGCCTGAAGCTGCGCCGCAGCGAGCTGAACATCGACCTGGTGCTCGGCTCCAATGTCGACCTGTTGTACAAGCTGAAGAACATGGAGCTGGACGCCATCCTCATCGCCCTCGACGACAGCGTCAGCGACCCGGATTGCGAGCAGCTGGCGCTGTTCTCCGACGACATCTTCCTCGCCGCGCCCAACGACTCGCCGTTTGCCGATCACACCGAAGTCGACCTGGCAGACCTGCGCGACCAAACCTTCATCACTCTGACTCAGGGCTACGCCACCTTCCGCGACGGCGCGCGGGTGTTCCAGCAGGCCGGCTTCGAACCCAAGGTGGCGATGCAGGTGAAGGACATCTTCACCCTGCTCAGCATGGTCAGCTCCGGTGTCGGCTACGCCCTGCTGCCGGGGCGCGCGGCGGCGGTGTACGAGAATCGGGTGAAGCTGATCCCGCTGCAGGCCAAGTACCACCTGCAGCAGCATATCGGCGTGGTCTTTCTCAAGGCCAAGGAACGCGACCCGAACCTCTTGGCACTGCTGGCCGAGTGCCGGATGTACAGCCGGCAGGCGTAG
- a CDS encoding tetratricopeptide repeat protein produces the protein MSTEALEKMLAKGMDNALLRFGLGKAHLDAGNAAQAAEHLQRCVAFDPGYSAAWKLLGKALQAEGDIEAARQAWQQGIAAAQSKGDKQAEKEMSVFLRKLDKVR, from the coding sequence ATGAGCACAGAGGCACTGGAAAAGATGCTGGCCAAGGGCATGGACAACGCCCTGCTGCGCTTCGGCCTGGGCAAGGCCCATCTGGATGCCGGCAACGCCGCCCAGGCTGCCGAGCACCTGCAACGCTGCGTGGCGTTCGACCCCGGCTATTCCGCGGCCTGGAAACTGCTGGGCAAGGCGCTGCAGGCCGAAGGCGACATCGAGGCAGCGCGCCAGGCCTGGCAGCAGGGCATCGCTGCCGCCCAGAGCAAGGGCGACAAGCAGGCCGAGAAGGAAATGAGCGTGTTTCTGCGCAAGCTGGACAAGGTGCGTTGA
- the trkA gene encoding Trk system potassium transporter TrkA → MKIIILGAGQVGGTLAEHLASEANDITVVDTDGDRLRDLGDRLDIRTVQGKGSFPTVLRQAGADDADMLVAVTNSDEVNMIACQVAYTLFHTPTKIARVRESAYLTREALFDNEAIPVDVLISPEQVVTNYIKRLIEYPGALQVIDFADGKAQLVAVKAYYGGPLVGQQLRQLRQHMPNVDTRVAAIFRRNRPIMPQGDTVIEADDEVFFIAAKAHIRAVMSEMRRLEDSYKRVVIAGGGNIGERLAEAIESRYQVKIIEMNPARCRYLSENLDSAIVLQGSASDRDLLVEENINDADIFLALTNDDEANIMSSLLAKRLGARKVMTIINNPAYVDLVQGGEIDIAISPQLATIGTLLTHVRRGDIESVHSLRRGAAEALEVIAHGDAKSSKVIGRMIEEIALPPSTTIGAIIRDEEVLIAHDDTVIESGDHVILFLVDKKYIRDVERLFQAGLTFF, encoded by the coding sequence GTGAAGATCATCATTCTCGGTGCCGGCCAGGTCGGCGGCACCCTGGCGGAGCACCTGGCCAGCGAGGCCAACGACATTACCGTGGTCGACACCGACGGCGACCGCCTGCGCGACCTCGGCGACCGCCTCGACATCCGCACCGTGCAGGGCAAGGGTTCCTTTCCCACCGTGCTGCGCCAGGCCGGCGCCGACGACGCCGACATGCTGGTGGCAGTGACCAACAGCGACGAAGTCAACATGATCGCCTGCCAGGTGGCCTACACCCTGTTCCACACCCCGACCAAGATCGCCCGGGTGCGCGAGTCGGCCTACCTGACCCGCGAGGCGCTGTTCGACAACGAAGCGATACCGGTGGACGTGCTGATCAGCCCCGAGCAGGTGGTGACCAACTACATCAAGCGCCTGATCGAATACCCCGGCGCCCTGCAGGTGATCGACTTCGCCGACGGCAAGGCACAGCTGGTCGCGGTCAAGGCCTACTACGGCGGTCCGCTGGTGGGCCAGCAACTGCGCCAGCTGCGCCAGCACATGCCCAACGTCGACACCCGGGTGGCCGCGATCTTCCGCCGCAACCGGCCGATCATGCCGCAGGGCGACACGGTGATCGAAGCCGATGACGAGGTGTTCTTCATCGCTGCCAAGGCCCACATCCGTGCAGTGATGAGCGAGATGCGCCGTCTCGAGGACAGCTACAAGCGCGTGGTGATCGCCGGCGGCGGCAATATCGGCGAGCGCCTGGCCGAAGCCATCGAAAGCCGCTATCAGGTGAAGATCATCGAGATGAACCCGGCGCGCTGCCGCTACCTGTCGGAGAACCTCGACAGCGCCATCGTGCTGCAGGGCAGCGCCTCGGATCGCGACCTGCTGGTGGAAGAGAACATCAACGACGCCGACATCTTCCTTGCCCTGACCAACGACGACGAAGCCAACATCATGTCGTCCTTGCTGGCCAAGCGCCTGGGCGCGCGCAAGGTGATGACCATCATCAACAACCCGGCCTACGTCGATCTGGTGCAGGGCGGCGAGATCGACATCGCCATCAGCCCGCAGCTGGCCACCATCGGCACCCTGCTGACCCACGTGCGCCGCGGCGATATCGAAAGCGTGCACAGCCTGCGCCGCGGCGCCGCCGAGGCCCTGGAAGTGATCGCCCACGGCGATGCCAAATCGAGCAAGGTCATCGGCCGCATGATCGAGGAAATCGCCCTGCCGCCGAGCACCACCATCGGCGCCATCATCCGCGACGAGGAAGTGCTGATCGCCCACGACGACACGGTGATCGAGTCCGGCGACCACGTGATCCTGTTCCTGGTCGACAAGAAGTACATCCGCGACGTCGAGCGCCTGTTCCAGGCCGGCCTGACGTTCTTCTGA
- the rsmB gene encoding 16S rRNA (cytosine(967)-C(5))-methyltransferase RsmB, which translates to MNPRLAAARALTAVLSGKASLGSSLPPQLDKVEHHDRALAQDLAFGAARWQPRLQLLADKLLEKPFKAADKDVEALLLIGLYQLLHSRIPEHAAIGETVGCAGALKKPWAKGLLNAVLRRAQREHEALTASLDRDPVLHTAHPRWLQKALKAHWPEHWQAICAANNAHPPLILRVNRRHGSRDAYLEELRGAGFAAEPCTFSRDGVRLLQPCDVTALPGFREGRVSVQDEAAQLAADLLELAPGQRVLDACAAPGGKTCHLLEAEPALAEVIAVDLEEKRLARVRENLQRLGLEARLIAADGRATKVWWDGTPFQRILLDAPCSATGVIRRHPDIKLTRKPEDIPALAQLQGELLDALWPTLAPGGILLYATCSVLPTENSDTIAAFLARTPDAQEVAIGGDFGLQAAHGRQLLPQLDGHDGFYYAKLIKSAVPSHS; encoded by the coding sequence ATGAATCCACGTCTGGCTGCGGCGCGTGCCCTGACCGCCGTGCTGTCCGGCAAGGCCTCGCTGGGCAGCAGCCTGCCGCCGCAACTGGACAAGGTCGAACACCACGACCGTGCCCTGGCGCAGGACCTGGCCTTCGGCGCCGCACGCTGGCAACCGCGTCTGCAACTGCTGGCGGACAAGCTGCTGGAAAAGCCCTTCAAGGCCGCCGACAAGGATGTCGAGGCGCTGCTGCTGATCGGTCTCTACCAGTTGCTGCACAGCCGCATCCCCGAGCACGCCGCCATCGGCGAGACAGTCGGCTGCGCCGGCGCGCTGAAAAAGCCCTGGGCCAAGGGCCTGCTCAACGCCGTGTTGCGCCGTGCCCAACGCGAGCACGAAGCCCTGACGGCTTCCCTGGATCGCGACCCGGTGCTGCACACCGCCCACCCACGCTGGCTACAGAAGGCGCTCAAGGCGCACTGGCCCGAACACTGGCAGGCCATCTGCGCCGCCAACAACGCCCATCCGCCGCTGATCCTGCGGGTCAATCGCCGCCATGGCAGCCGCGACGCCTACCTCGAGGAGCTGCGCGGCGCCGGCTTTGCTGCCGAGCCCTGCACCTTCAGCCGCGACGGCGTGCGCCTGCTGCAGCCCTGCGACGTGACCGCACTGCCCGGCTTCCGGGAAGGCCGCGTCAGCGTGCAGGACGAGGCCGCGCAACTGGCCGCCGACCTGCTCGAGCTGGCCCCGGGTCAACGGGTGCTGGACGCCTGCGCCGCGCCCGGCGGCAAGACCTGCCACCTGCTGGAAGCCGAACCGGCGCTGGCCGAAGTGATCGCGGTGGATCTGGAGGAAAAGCGCCTGGCCCGTGTACGCGAGAATCTCCAGCGCCTCGGCCTGGAGGCGCGCCTGATCGCCGCCGACGGCCGTGCGACCAAGGTCTGGTGGGACGGCACGCCATTCCAGCGCATCCTCCTCGATGCACCCTGCTCGGCTACCGGGGTGATCCGCCGTCATCCGGATATCAAGCTGACGCGCAAACCCGAAGACATCCCCGCCCTGGCGCAACTTCAAGGCGAACTGCTCGATGCCCTGTGGCCGACCCTGGCGCCCGGCGGCATCCTGCTCTACGCCACCTGCTCGGTACTGCCGACGGAAAACAGCGACACCATCGCCGCCTTCCTCGCCCGTACGCCCGACGCGCAGGAGGTCGCCATCGGTGGAGACTTCGGTCTGCAAGCGGCGCACGGTCGCCAGCTGCTGCCACAGCTGGACGGCCATGACGGCTTCTACTATGCCAAGCTGATAAAGAGCGCTGTGCCCAGCCACAGCTAA
- the fmt gene encoding methionyl-tRNA formyltransferase — protein MPDSLRIVFAGTPEFAAEHLKALLASQHEVIAVYTQPDRPAGRGQKLMPSPVKQLAVEHGIPVHQPASLRNEEAQAELAALKPDLMVVVAYGLILPQVVLDTPRLGCINSHASLLPRWRGAAPIQRAVQAGDLESGVTVMQMEAGLDTGPMLLKVSTPISAEDTGGSLHDRLAHLGPQAVLQAVDGLAAGTLIGEVQDDAQANYAHKLNKDEARLDFSRPAVELERLIRAFHPWPICHTTLAGDALKVHAAELGEGSGAPGTILAADKNGLTVACGEGALRLTRLQLPGGKPLAFSDLYNSRREQFAPGLVLGQ, from the coding sequence ATGCCTGACTCATTGCGTATCGTCTTTGCCGGCACCCCGGAATTCGCCGCCGAACACCTCAAGGCCCTGCTGGCCAGCCAGCACGAGGTCATCGCCGTCTACACCCAGCCGGATCGTCCGGCCGGCCGTGGCCAGAAGCTGATGCCAAGCCCGGTCAAGCAGCTCGCCGTGGAACACGGCATTCCGGTCCATCAGCCGGCCAGTCTGCGCAATGAAGAGGCTCAGGCCGAGCTGGCGGCGCTCAAGCCAGACCTGATGGTGGTGGTCGCCTACGGCCTGATCCTGCCGCAGGTGGTGCTCGACACGCCGCGCCTGGGCTGCATCAACAGCCACGCCTCCTTGCTGCCGCGCTGGCGCGGCGCGGCGCCGATCCAGCGCGCGGTGCAGGCCGGCGACCTCGAGTCCGGCGTCACCGTGATGCAGATGGAAGCGGGCCTGGACACCGGACCGATGCTGCTCAAGGTCAGCACGCCGATCTCGGCAGAAGACACCGGCGGCAGCCTGCATGATCGCCTGGCTCACCTCGGCCCGCAGGCGGTGCTGCAGGCCGTCGATGGCCTGGCCGCCGGCACCCTGATCGGCGAAGTGCAGGACGACGCCCAGGCCAACTACGCGCACAAGCTGAACAAGGACGAGGCGCGCCTCGACTTCAGCCGCCCGGCCGTCGAGCTGGAGCGTCTGATCCGCGCCTTTCATCCCTGGCCGATCTGCCACACGACACTGGCTGGCGATGCCCTGAAAGTGCATGCCGCCGAACTCGGTGAGGGCAGCGGCGCGCCGGGCACCATCCTCGCCGCGGACAAGAACGGCCTGACCGTGGCCTGCGGTGAAGGCGCGCTGCGCCTGACTCGCCTGCAGCTGCCAGGCGGCAAGCCGCTGGCCTTCAGCGATCTGTACAACAGCCGCCGCGAGCAGTTCGCGCCCGGCCTGGTACTCGGTCAATGA
- the def gene encoding peptide deformylase, with protein sequence MAILNILEFPDPRLRTIAKPVDVVDDSIRQLVDDMFETMYDAPGIGLAATQVNVHKRVVVMDLSEDKSEPRVFINPEFESLTDEMDQYQEGCLSVPGFYENVDRPQKVKIKALDRDGQPFELIAEGLLAVCIQHECDHLNGKLFVDYLSNLKRDRIKKKLEKQHRQRA encoded by the coding sequence ATGGCGATCCTGAATATCCTCGAATTTCCTGATCCACGCCTGCGTACCATCGCCAAACCGGTGGACGTCGTGGACGACTCCATCCGTCAGCTGGTCGACGACATGTTCGAGACCATGTATGACGCGCCCGGTATCGGCCTGGCCGCGACGCAGGTCAACGTGCACAAGCGCGTGGTGGTCATGGATTTGTCCGAGGACAAGTCCGAACCGCGGGTGTTCATCAACCCCGAGTTCGAATCGCTGACCGACGAGATGGACCAGTATCAGGAAGGCTGCCTGTCGGTGCCCGGCTTCTACGAGAACGTCGATCGCCCACAGAAGGTCAAGATCAAGGCGCTGGACCGCGATGGCCAGCCCTTCGAACTGATCGCCGAAGGCCTGCTCGCCGTGTGCATCCAGCACGAATGCGACCACCTCAACGGCAAGCTGTTCGTCGACTACCTGTCCAACCTCAAGCGCGACCGGATCAAGAAGAAGCTGGAAAAACAGCATCGCCAACGCGCTTGA
- a CDS encoding LysM peptidoglycan-binding domain-containing protein yields the protein MRKSLLALLFAAGGLALTSLAQAEVQLKDGHPDRYTVVKGDTLWDISGKFLRQPWKWPEIWHANPQVANPHLIYPGDTLNLVYVDGQPRLMLNRGESRGTIKLSPQVRSTPMAEAIPTIPLEAINSFLLSNRIVDTPEEFSGKPYVVAGNAERVVSGAGDRVYARGQFDEQHPIYGIFRQGKTYVDPETKEFLGINADDIGSGEIVAEEGDIGTLVLSRSTQEVRLGDRLFPTEERAINSTFMPSEPTSEINGLILDVPRGVTQIGQFDVVTLNKGARDGLEIGNVLAVYKTGETVRDRITGESVKIPDERSGLLMVFRTYDKLSYGLVLGATRQLAVMDKVRNP from the coding sequence ATGAGGAAATCACTACTCGCCCTGCTCTTTGCAGCTGGCGGACTGGCCCTGACCAGCTTGGCTCAGGCCGAAGTGCAACTCAAGGACGGTCACCCGGACCGCTACACCGTGGTCAAGGGCGATACCCTCTGGGACATTTCCGGCAAGTTCCTGCGTCAGCCGTGGAAGTGGCCGGAGATCTGGCACGCCAACCCACAGGTGGCCAACCCGCATCTGATCTACCCCGGGGACACTCTCAATCTCGTCTATGTCGACGGCCAGCCACGCCTGATGCTCAACCGCGGCGAGTCGCGCGGTACCATCAAGCTGTCGCCGCAGGTGCGCAGCACGCCGATGGCCGAGGCGATCCCGACCATTCCGCTGGAGGCGATCAACAGCTTCCTGCTGAGCAACCGGATCGTCGATACCCCCGAGGAATTCAGCGGCAAGCCTTACGTCGTTGCCGGCAACGCCGAGCGTGTGGTCAGTGGCGCCGGTGACCGCGTCTACGCTCGCGGCCAGTTCGACGAACAGCATCCGATCTACGGCATCTTCCGTCAGGGCAAGACCTACGTGGACCCGGAAACCAAGGAATTCCTCGGCATCAACGCCGATGACATCGGCTCCGGCGAGATCGTCGCCGAGGAAGGCGATATCGGTACGTTGGTGCTGAGCCGCTCGACTCAGGAAGTGCGCTTGGGTGACCGCCTGTTCCCCACCGAAGAGCGGGCGATCAACTCCACCTTCATGCCCAGCGAGCCGACGAGTGAAATCAATGGCCTGATCCTCGATGTACCGCGAGGTGTGACGCAGATCGGTCAGTTCGACGTGGTCACCCTGAACAAGGGCGCGCGCGACGGCCTTGAAATCGGTAACGTGCTGGCGGTGTACAAGACCGGCGAAACCGTGCGCGACCGCATCACTGGCGAGAGCGTGAAGATTCCGGATGAGCGCTCCGGCCTGCTGATGGTGTTCCGCACCTACGACAAGCTCAGCTACGGCCTGGTGCTTGGGGCGACCCGGCAGCTGGCGGTGATGGACAAGGTCCGCAACCCGTAA
- the dprA gene encoding DNA-processing protein DprA: MPLPSSPSPAELEARLRLHLLPELGPRRFRKLLSAFGSASAALSAPASAWRSLGLPAVCAEPRRSAEIRQRAAAAMHWLDQTDQHLLMWDDPRYPALLAELADAPPLLFVGGDPLLLEAPQLAMVGSRRASRPGLDNAHAFARSLAAGGFVITSGLALGIDGAAHQGALDGGGKTVAVLGTGLECLYPARHKRLAAQIIEQGGALVSELPLDCPPQASNFPRRNRIISGLSLGVLVVEASPSSGSLITARLAAEQGREVYAIPGSIHHPGARGCHQLIRDGATLVESIEHILEALRGWQTPSGQQASAVQPGAEQHPLLKLLHAAPHSSEALAHSSGWPLAQVLAALTELELDGLVCCEAGRWLARGP, encoded by the coding sequence ATGCCCCTACCTTCCTCGCCTTCTCCCGCCGAGCTTGAAGCCCGCCTGCGCCTGCATTTGCTGCCGGAGCTTGGCCCGCGGCGCTTTCGCAAGCTGCTCAGTGCCTTCGGCAGCGCTTCGGCCGCGCTCAGTGCTCCGGCCAGCGCCTGGCGCTCGCTGGGCCTGCCGGCCGTGTGCGCCGAGCCGCGACGCAGTGCCGAGATCCGGCAACGCGCCGCCGCGGCTATGCACTGGCTCGACCAGACAGATCAGCACCTGCTGATGTGGGATGACCCACGCTATCCGGCCCTGCTCGCCGAGCTGGCGGATGCGCCGCCGCTGCTGTTCGTGGGCGGAGACCCGCTGCTGCTGGAGGCACCGCAACTGGCCATGGTCGGAAGCCGCCGCGCCTCTCGGCCGGGTCTGGACAATGCGCACGCCTTCGCCCGCAGCCTGGCCGCCGGCGGTTTCGTGATCACCAGCGGGTTGGCCCTGGGCATAGATGGCGCCGCGCATCAGGGCGCGCTGGATGGTGGCGGCAAGACCGTGGCGGTGCTGGGTACCGGCCTGGAGTGCCTGTATCCGGCACGGCACAAGCGGCTGGCGGCGCAGATCATCGAGCAGGGCGGTGCTCTGGTTTCCGAACTGCCGCTGGACTGTCCGCCGCAGGCGAGCAACTTCCCGCGACGCAACCGGATCATCAGCGGCCTGTCACTGGGCGTGCTGGTGGTCGAGGCCAGTCCTTCCAGCGGTTCGCTGATCACCGCGCGTCTGGCTGCCGAGCAGGGTCGCGAGGTGTACGCCATTCCCGGCTCGATCCACCATCCAGGGGCGCGCGGCTGTCATCAGCTGATTCGCGACGGCGCGACGCTGGTGGAAAGTATCGAACATATCCTTGAGGCCCTGCGCGGCTGGCAGACACCAAGCGGACAGCAAGCTTCGGCTGTGCAGCCTGGCGCCGAGCAGCATCCCCTGCTGAAGCTGCTGCATGCCGCGCCACACAGTAGCGAGGCCTTGGCGCATAGCAGTGGCTGGCCACTCGCGCAGGTGCTGGCGGCGCTGACCGAACTGGAGCTGGACGGCCTGGTCTGCTGCGAGGCCGGGCGCTGGCTGGCGCGCGGTCCATAA
- a CDS encoding L-threonylcarbamoyladenylate synthase, translated as MASNWQVQQAARVVCEGGVIAYPTEAVWGLGCDPWNEVAVDRLLALKERPVHKGLILVADDIEQFDFLLDDLPEIWQERLAASWPGPNTWLVPHQDRLPAWITGVHDSVALRVSDHPLVRALCRLTGPLISTSANPAGRPAARSRLRVEQYFPRQLDKVLGGALGGRKNPSLIRDLRTGDVIRPS; from the coding sequence ATGGCCAGCAACTGGCAGGTACAGCAAGCGGCGCGGGTGGTGTGTGAAGGCGGCGTGATCGCCTACCCCACCGAAGCGGTCTGGGGTCTGGGCTGCGACCCCTGGAACGAAGTCGCCGTGGACCGCCTGCTGGCTCTCAAGGAGCGGCCCGTGCACAAGGGCCTGATTCTGGTGGCCGACGACATCGAGCAGTTCGACTTTCTCCTCGATGATCTGCCGGAGATCTGGCAGGAGCGCCTGGCAGCCAGTTGGCCGGGGCCGAACACCTGGCTGGTGCCGCATCAGGACCGTCTGCCCGCATGGATCACCGGCGTGCACGACAGTGTGGCCCTGCGCGTCAGTGATCATCCGCTGGTACGTGCCCTCTGCCGGCTCACCGGACCGCTGATTTCCACCTCGGCCAATCCGGCAGGCCGCCCCGCGGCGCGCTCGCGGCTGCGCGTCGAGCAGTATTTCCCACGCCAACTGGACAAGGTGCTGGGCGGCGCCCTGGGCGGGCGCAAGAACCCCAGCCTGATTCGCGACCTGCGCACGGGCGATGTGATTCGCCCGTCCTGA
- a CDS encoding NADPH:quinone reductase, producing MAKRIQFSQHGGSEVLEYRDYQPAAPGPREVRVANRAIGLNFIDTYFRSGLYAPPALPSSLGTEGAGVVEAVGSEVRNFAVGDRVAYATGPLGAYSELHVLPADKLVRLPEAISFEQAAAVMLKGLTVQYLLRQTYELKGGETILFHAAAGGVGSFACQWARALGVNLIGTVSSAEKAARAKEQGAWATIDYSHENVVQRVLELTDGKKCPVVYDGVGKDTWETSLDCVAPRGLLVSFGNASGAVTGVNLGILAQKGSLYVTRPTLAGYADTPERLQTMADELFGMIAGGQLQVEISNRYALKDAAAAQDALSARQTTGSTILLP from the coding sequence ATGGCCAAGCGTATCCAGTTCAGCCAGCACGGCGGCAGCGAGGTGCTGGAGTACCGCGACTATCAGCCGGCGGCCCCCGGCCCGCGCGAAGTGCGGGTGGCCAACCGCGCCATCGGCCTGAATTTCATCGACACCTATTTCCGCAGCGGTCTGTATGCCCCGCCGGCACTGCCCTCCAGCCTGGGTACCGAAGGCGCTGGCGTGGTCGAGGCGGTGGGCAGCGAGGTGCGCAACTTCGCCGTCGGCGACCGCGTGGCCTATGCCACCGGCCCGCTCGGCGCCTACAGCGAGCTGCACGTGCTGCCGGCGGACAAGCTGGTCAGACTGCCGGAGGCCATCAGCTTCGAGCAGGCCGCGGCGGTGATGCTCAAGGGCCTGACCGTGCAGTACTTGCTGCGCCAGACCTATGAGCTCAAGGGCGGCGAGACCATTCTGTTCCATGCCGCGGCGGGCGGCGTCGGCTCCTTCGCCTGCCAGTGGGCGCGGGCGCTGGGGGTCAATCTGATCGGCACGGTCAGTTCGGCCGAGAAGGCGGCGCGGGCAAAAGAGCAGGGCGCCTGGGCGACCATCGACTACAGCCATGAGAACGTCGTGCAGCGCGTGCTGGAGCTGACCGACGGCAAGAAGTGCCCGGTGGTCTACGACGGCGTCGGCAAGGACACCTGGGAAACCTCGCTGGACTGCGTGGCGCCGCGCGGCCTGCTGGTCAGCTTCGGCAACGCCTCCGGTGCGGTGACCGGGGTCAACCTGGGCATCCTGGCGCAGAAGGGCTCGCTGTACGTCACCCGGCCGACCCTGGCCGGCTACGCCGATACCCCCGAGCGTCTGCAGACCATGGCCGACGAGCTGTTCGGCATGATCGCCGGCGGCCAGCTGCAGGTGGAGATCAGCAACCGTTACGCGCTGAAGGACGCCGCCGCCGCGCAGGACGCGCTGAGCGCCCGGCAGACCACCGGCTCGACCATTCTGCTGCCGTGA
- the hemF gene encoding oxygen-dependent coproporphyrinogen oxidase, with protein MTDRTEAVKAYLLDLQDRICAALEAEDGQALFREDAWQRPAGGGGRTRVIENGALIEKGGVNFSHVFGDSLPPSASAHRPELAGRGFQALGVSLVIHPENPYVPTSHANVRFFSAEKEGEEPVWWFGGGFDLTPYYANEDDCRYWHQVAFDACAPFGAEVYPKFKAWCDRYFHLKHRGEPRGIGGLFFDDLNEWDFDTCFAFMRAIGDAYIQAYLPIVQRRKLTPFGEREREFQAFRRGRYVEFNLVFDRGTLFGLQSGGRTESILMSLPPMVRWGYDWKPEPGSEEARLTEYFLTDRDWLSGA; from the coding sequence GTGACTGACCGTACCGAGGCCGTGAAGGCCTATCTGCTCGACCTGCAAGATCGCATCTGCGCCGCCCTCGAGGCCGAGGACGGCCAGGCCCTGTTCCGTGAGGACGCCTGGCAGCGTCCGGCTGGCGGCGGCGGCCGCACGCGGGTGATCGAGAACGGCGCGCTGATCGAAAAGGGCGGGGTCAACTTCTCCCACGTGTTCGGTGACAGCCTGCCGCCCTCGGCCAGTGCCCATCGCCCCGAACTTGCCGGCCGCGGCTTCCAGGCCCTCGGCGTGTCGCTGGTGATCCATCCGGAGAATCCCTACGTGCCCACCTCGCACGCCAACGTGCGCTTCTTCAGCGCGGAGAAGGAAGGCGAGGAGCCGGTGTGGTGGTTCGGCGGTGGGTTCGACCTGACCCCCTACTACGCCAACGAGGACGATTGCCGCTACTGGCATCAGGTGGCCTTCGATGCCTGCGCGCCCTTTGGCGCCGAGGTCTATCCGAAATTCAAGGCCTGGTGCGACCGCTACTTCCACCTCAAGCACCGCGGCGAGCCGCGCGGCATCGGCGGGTTGTTCTTCGACGATCTCAACGAATGGGACTTCGACACCTGCTTCGCCTTCATGCGCGCGATCGGCGACGCCTACATCCAGGCCTACCTGCCGATCGTCCAGCGCCGCAAGCTGACTCCCTTCGGTGAGCGCGAGCGCGAGTTTCAGGCGTTCCGCCGCGGTCGCTATGTCGAGTTCAATCTGGTGTTCGACCGCGGCACCCTGTTCGGCCTGCAGTCCGGCGGGCGTACCGAGTCGATTCTGATGTCGCTGCCGCCGATGGTACGTTGGGGCTACGACTGGAAGCCCGAACCGGGCAGCGAGGAAGCGCGCCTGACCGAGTATTTTCTGACTGATCGTGACTGGCTTTCGGGGGCCTGA